The genomic segment GGACTGTTAACTGTAGTTTTCATCTCTGCCCCCCTACTACTTTCCATGGTTCTTCTGTTGATGTGTTGAAGCTTGGCCGGTGAAATAGAACATGTTATTTTTAGCTGTAAACTTAATAATGCACATCTCAAAGTTAAGTTTGAAACTGTTGTTAGAATTGAGATTGCATGCCTAAACTCAAAAAGGGTTAGTTTAATCATGTGCATGTCTTTGCCGATGAAATCTCTTGCTCGGCAGGAGGAAATGATAGCTTGTTACATGAATTATCAGTCTATTGCGGTTGAATCGTATAATTGTTTAATCAATGAATTTACTATGTTCAATCGAAAAGTAGTCTTTTATTTTCCATTATTCTGAGAGTGATTCATTTGATATTGAAACATTTTTGAGAAACACATTTTCTCATCTTTCTATATTTACCTTAAATAGAAATTGATTTGAGCATCCccaaacataaataaatttttaatgcaCACGCTGTCGTCTCGTCGTTTCAAGAACTGCTTCTAACCGCTTCCCCAATCTGATATGTTGCCCCTCCAAAAAAGTTTTCGTCTTTAATGCCATCTCACCATCACTGATCAATTTCCACTCTCTAAATCGATGCACATAGGCTCTCTGTCTCCATTCATATCTTGTGTATATCCTTGATCTTGGTACTGTTGCGAGCTCAGTTTCGATATTTTCTTTTGAACGATTAATATCTGGAAAAGAAGCCCTTGATTTGCTTTTCGTTGTCGCGTTCTTCTTAGAAAGTGAAGACCCACAACAAATTTTGGTTTGGAAGCCAGCTTTTgattgttttgattttttttccttgTTCCTTTTGAAATGGGTACCGTTAAGCGAGCAAAGTTCGACTCGCTCATCACCCTAAGTCGTCTCCGGCCGATTCAAGTCATGATGGGTTTGCTGGCTATGTATCTAATCCTGGTTAGCTTTGAGATTCCTATGGTTTTAAAAACTGGGTTGGGATTAGAATCCCCAGAGGGAGAGCCCTCTGTAACCTTCGTCTCCAATCCTATCTCCCGAACCCAAAATGATAATCAGTTTTCAAGACAAGATACGGAAAGTCGAGTTTTTTTTGTGCCGGAGCGCAAAATGGGCGATTTTAGGAAGATTTCAGGCCTTATTTTCGATGATAATGTGTATGATGGTATTACTAAAGATGAATTCTCGCAGTTGCATAGAATAGCGAGGGACGCGTTTGTGTTGGGAAAGAAAGTTTTGAAGGATTTGGAATCTGGAAAGTTCCCGTCAGAGGCAGAGAACCCCGCGCTAAAGCAAGATGCAGAGCCTTGCCCGAATTCGGCATTGTTGTCTGGTGATAATTTTGTGAAGAAAGGGAAATTGATGGTGATACCTTGTGGGTTGTCGTTGGGATCCCATGTTACGGTGGTGGGGAGACCTCTGTGGGCTCAAATGGTTAACGATTCCAAGATTGCAATGGTGACGGAGAGTAGAGAGAGCACGATGGTATCACAGTTTATCATGGAGTTGCAGGGATTGAGCGCTGTGGATGGTGAGGATCCACCAAGGATATTGCATTTTAATCCGAGGCTTAAGGGAGACTGGAGCAGGCATCCGGTGATAGAGCAGAACACATGCTATAGAATGCAGTGGGGTTCTGCTCAACGGTGTGAAGGGTGGAAGTCCAGGGCTGATGAGGAAACTGGTGAGGGAGTATTTAATATCGCTTTATTTCTATAGAAAGGCATATAACCAAATTCAGGTGTTTATATATTTCTTATGATCGAATTGTTTATTTTTGCTTGGattccttttttttcttttctttttggatAGTTGTTGATACCGTTGGATTATGATATTCATTTCTTGATTCTGTCTAGAATCTGTGTTTAGGAACCGAAGGTATACATGTGGGatgattttgaattattatcAGTAAGAATTTATAATGATATTCCATCAAATACTATAAGAGTACAGGTCGTGGTTAGTCCATGGTAAGTTGAATATGATTTGGCAATCTAGAGGTAATTCGCGCACTACATTAGGTGGTTCGCATTTGTGCGCGTGTGTGTGGGATTATCATTattgttttctttgtggttggTTATTAAGAAGTTTAAACCTGCCTTCATAACTCTTTATAATCACGTGGTGCATAATTTGTGCATCAATTGACATGTAGACTGTATATAGTTGATGGACAGGTAAAATGCGAAAAATGGATTCGTAATGATGACAGTGGATCTGAAGAATCAAAGGGCTCGTGGTGGTTGAACAGGCTGATTGGGAGGACAAAGAAGGTTGCGGTTGATTGGCCCTTTCCTTTTGCTGAGAACAAGTTGTTTGTCCTTACGCTCAGTGCTGGGCTTGAAGGCTTTCATATAAATGTAGATGGAAGACATATTTCATCCTTTTCATATCGGCCTGTAAGAAACTTTGCAGTgattatttattgtatcaagAAGTTGTGCTAGGCAGCTGAGGCGTCGATCGATTTTGACAGGGTTTTACTCTCGAGGATGCCACAGGCCTCTTTTTGAGTGGGGATGTTGATGTCCATACCATATTTGCAGCTTCTTTGCCCACTTCACATCCAAATACTGCTCCACAGAGATATCTCGAGCTATCCAAGGAATGGAGAGCCCCGGGACTTCCAGCTCAACCAGTGGATTTCTTTATTGGTATCCTCTCTGCTGGCAATCATTTTGCAGAACGGATGGCAGTCAGAAAATCATGGATGCAGCATAAATCAGTCAAATCTTCGGATGTCCTGGCTCGATTTTTTGTAGCAATGGTAAGTCCATTATAAAtaggaatatcagttgagactcCATCACATACAAATGCCACATGTTTGATGTCTATATTTCTTGAATTCACATCTTGGTAGCATGCTAGAAAGGAAGTGAATGTGGAGCTCATGAAAGAGGCGGAGTTCTTCGGCGACATTGTCATCGTGCCTTACATGGATAATTATGATCTTGTTGTACTAAAGACTGTTGCAATTTGTGAGTATGGGGTGAGTCACCTTAGCGAAATTCAAGATTTCATCCCTTTGCTTTCTGTTATATTCCCTTTAGTATTCATGTATCTTTTTTGTGGTAGGTTCGCACAGTGGCTGCTAAGTACATCATGAAATGTGATGATGATACATTTGTAAGGATAGATTCTGTGATGAtggaaatgaaaaaaattcaacccTTTAAAAGTTTCTATATTGGAAATATTAACTACTATCACAAGCCTCTTCGACATGGTAAATGGGCTGTAACATATGAGGTatgattttatattttctttcctGTTATATTTCTTCGGAATGTCTGCTTGATTTTCAAATCTTGTAGATTTTCTAGTAATCATTAGAAAATGGTTATGTCGGAGCACTTAATTTTGAATATGCATCTTGCAAAAGTTCTTTAACTTCACCTCATATCTATTTGTGACAAGGGGAATgagaaaacaagaaaaaaaaaagagaacaaTGAAATTGCATGACATAAATGTTTTTTGCCCTTAAGaattaagattttttttctttattgaaAACATATTATGCTGTCATTATGGTCACTTGTATCATCTTCTTGGGGACCTTCAGGAATGGCCAGAAGAATTCTATCCACCATATGCAAATGGACCTGGTTATATCGTGTCATCTGATGTAGCACATCATGTCATTACTGAGTTTGAGTTGCATAAATTAAGAGTGAGTCATTCCGCCTAGGTATGTTGTTTTTGCTGGTGAAAACAAGCCCttgtttgatgatttttttccttttaaaaccATGAAGCAGTTATTCAAGATGGAAGATGTTAGCATGGGAATGTGGGTAGAGCAGTTTAATGACTCGAAACCCGTGAAATATGTGCATAGCTTAAAGTTCTGTCAGTTTGGATGCATTGAAGATTATCATACTGCACATTATCAGTCTCCGAAACAGATGACTTGCCTGTGGGAAAAATTGCAAATTCAAGGAAAACCCTTGTGCTGCAACATGAGATGACAGTATAAAAAGATTCAACATTTGAATCACCAACTGGAGATATTTTTGGTAGCTTGTAAATTGTTTGAGCCAGCTGGTATGATTCTCTGGGGCATTTCTGGTTTACTTCTATTTTCTTTCATTCACGTCTTGTTCCAGTTTCTTTGGAGCCCCAAATTTTTGTAGTTCTAATGGTTCACAAATGCTAAAAATACGTCTTCCTCATAATACTGTGTAGAAACAAATCTCAGTTTTTCCATAGCGTTTGAATTTATAACGTTCGTAGATTATAGTTAACGTATTAACATTGTTTTCTTCTGTAACAAAATCCTCTTTTACCTAGCCTTCACTTGAAGCTGGTGGTCAAGGGGCCAAATAATTTTTGACAATCAAAGTTCAAACGTCTCATGGGGCGAGTTGAAAAATATAGCTTGCCGCAAGTTTAATATCTGTGCATAATTTGTGGTCTGTGGATTATTGTATTTGCTTAATCAGCAAATCAGAACAATGCAGAAGAAGATAAAAATCTTAGAAGTAAAGCTTGAAATGATGGCCAATATCTGCACAAAGGAAGTAAGAAGGCCTTTCTGAATCAAAGCTGCAACGCCATGGATTCCTGAGACCGTAGGCCCAGATTTCTGGTGCCATTTCTGGATCTTCGGAAGAAGGATTATCTTGTGGGACAGAATATTTTCCCCACAAGTTATCTCCTCTTCACCTGAAAATGGTTGAAATCAGTAATCATAGAAGACGATTATGCATAAACAGATGCTGCAAAGTATGAATAGAATGGGTTTTTCTATTGTCAAGACTCATTAGGTATGGTGTCTATATCAACTCTAATGATTTTCCAAGTACAGATTTCTTATTCTGTGCGAAATTATAGGGATCGCCTTTGCTTCCCCGTCTCCCATTATTATGTAGAGGTATCCATCTGCTGGACCAAAAAGAATTTGGCCACCGTGATTTGATGTGGAAGGCTACCCGATTGTAAATACTCTTCTTACTTCTTGTGGTATTGCCTTTTCCGCCTGAACTCAAGTAAGCTTCATTTGATAAAAGCTCTTCTGATGGATTACAATGAGACCATAAGTTCTAGATAAGGGCCCAAATACAAAATATTGGCCTTTTGGGTGGGAGAGACGCTCCCGATGCTTTGATTATTGGTGAAACTACTGATGTTAGACCATACGAGTATCTAAGCCAAAAAACTAATCTATAAGGTGGAATAATCCCGCAAATTTAAATCACCTCAATATTTGTTGTGGAGCTGATCTCGATGTAAGGACGTAATAACTAAAGCGCAAATAACACACCCACCATTGATGGGCTTGAAGTAGTTAAACTGGCAGAGGACTCAGCAGTCAGCAACAACTGCGTGATACTTGCAATGGGACCCTGTTTCGATGGAATCCAACTGCGAAGGGTCACACTCTATCTCTGACTTACAAGAGCACCTCCCACCACATCCTGAAGACATCTCTCTATCACAGTTAAATGAAGCCAAAAACCTGCCATTATGTGTAAAACTTTGATGAAACGCCATTCCCATCATGCCAAATGTCGTGTCAAGGTAAACTTGATCCGCTAAATCGAATAGATTCATCGAGTCCTAGTATGTTTCCTGGATCTTGATCTGGAATCGAAGCCAGCCAAATCTTGCCTGCTAGGCTGGAGAAAAAGGCACGGTTGGGTCCATCTGGATGAGCCACCATGTTAATATAAGATCCATCGCTAACTTTCTCAAGGCAGATGCCTTTTGGTTCAGGAGCCGTTGCATTTTCGTTTAGGGTAACAGGTTTGCCATTAAAGCAGAAAGAGTACCAGTAGAGGCACCTCCGAGGTTATTGCAGAATTCGGTTTTTGACGGCCAGAAGTCCGTTATTTTCGAAACGGTGGTGTTTTGGGGCACTTCAACCTTAGTAATTGCAATGCAGGAGCAAATGGAGAGCTGCAAATCAGTACATTTAGGCAAGATTCCCATACAGATGAGCAAAAGCTATTATTCATTTTCCGACTCTTTCATAGAAATTATGATTTTGGTGGGATCAGAATCTTCCACGAGTATAATTTTAAAGGCAAATTGCTAGCTTTATCTTCAATATCTAttgttattaatattattattattattattattttctggTGGAAATATTggataaaaaataaagatatgtatatatatatatagtttaaaCTAAAATGATCTGCGTATTGACTGTACGTACACAATGCATTAATTAATCAACGTATAGTTGAATGCATGCATTTGGATTTCTTTTAATCATTGTTGTCCTGCATGCATTCACTGCTCAAATGATTTGACCCAATATCCAATAAATTgactattaaattatttaaatgattccTAGATGCAAGACTCTAAGTTATTGCATTGGCTTCTCATATTACAATCATGACTGAAAAAACGATTTCTTGCTGCCTTAAGAGGTCgaactttttccttttcctttccatttgtttttgttgtcgtcaataatttattttatttatcttcTTCGTGTGTTCTTCTTGGTCGTTAGAATGCGACGTACACGGCCAGTTGGTGTTAATGGTTTGATTTGCAGGTTATTCTCTAACTGATTTGTTCACTTAGTTTTAATTGGTCGTTACTAGTTGTTTGTTGGTGTATTTTCTTTTCTTGTCTTGTTCATTTCAGTCATGTAGCTTCCGCACTTTACCAAAAGATGAAGTTTCTTGTGGGAAGAACATACGGGAAATTAGGGATGATCGGAAAGTAGCTCGGAAGTGTTATGTTTAAGAAGTCCTGAGTAGAACAATATGCAGTTAAAACTGAGCACCGGGATCAGCTCGCACAGAAAGAGCATGACCACTTGAATTTGATTGGGGAGGCAGCCCAAGTTACCACCGAAGAATATTGTGAAACGTGTTAGGTAGGTTGACTAAAGTGTTTTTTTATACTGTTCGAATGTGGCAGCTAGTAGAAGCATGCATATTGTCAAAAAAGGGTTAAGAGAAGCTATTTTAAGCATCTTAAAATAAAGAGAGTAAAagtaaagaaatattttttttgttctatTCTATGagttagaaaaaatattttctcggttATAATAGGGGTTGAGATTGTGAGAGATTGAGTGTTTATacttgtaatatttcttccaataAAGATCTACAGTACTTCCGTGAACATAACCTATCTTGGGTGAACTATGTAAATCTTTGTGtccttgttgattattttattccacattttatatattatattatcatCATGATCGTCATCGTTTCAGGTATAAATTACCAAACAATGGTTGTCATATCTCTCGAAACCGATACTGTCAAGATCACCAAAACCTTGGTTGAGTCAGTTAAAGGTTTGGCCGCTTGAGTTCTTGAAGAAGAACAAAGACACTTTCTTATGGTCCACATCTGATCTAATAAAGGTTCGAATAGAAGTTATGGAACACAAACTGAACATATCAAGCGGTTGTCGACCAGTGGTCCAGAAGAAGAGGCATTTTTGGGCTAGGAAAAGACGCAGTTATATGTGAACAAGTAAGAATAATTGAAAGTCACACACATCCAAGAGGTACAGTTCCCGAGATGGTTATCTAATGTTGTTCTCGTGCCGCAAATTCTCGGGGAAATGTAGGACGTGTGGATTTTCAGGACCTCAACAAGCTTGTCCTAAAGATTGTTTACTCACTTCTTCAAATCGACCAGTTAGTTGATTCAATTGTCGGACATGAGCTCTTATGCTTTCTGGAAGCTTACTAAGGGTACCGTCATATACCTTTGGCCAAGCAGGACAAAGATATGGTGAGGTTCGTCACCTCGGATGGGATATTCTTCTATGTCGTCATGCTCTTTGGCCTAAAAAATGTTGGGTCCACTAATAAAGGCTCATATACAAAGTACTCAAAAATCAAATCAGTCAGAATGTAGAAGTATATATGAACAATTTCGTAGTGAAAGCAAAGGTGGCAGATAAGCTGATTAGTGATCTAGAAGAGACTTCTTCTATTCTTCAAGATTATATACTAAAGTTGAATCCAAGATAGTACATTTTTTGGGGTTCAGATTGGCAAGTTCTTGGAGTATATGATTACCAAAAAGGGTATCGAATGTAGCCTAAAAAAATCCATGCCCGAGCTCAACTATACTACACAAGAAAACCTAGTCTTGGCTTTAGACATTACATGTCATGCTTTCTCTCACCTCTCATTATTATGCTCATGAATAGCACTTTTGGAAGAATCGTTAGGGTGGCTGTAAAAATCGAGAAAAAATCAGGTTAGACTTGAGGTGGGTTTTTTGTTTCGGGTCAAATCGAGTTGGACCAAAAATCAAACCCGAAAAATTAATTGGTTGGGACGGGTATGGGTCAACCCGAGTTGATccgagtttttttaaaaaaattcattttttatagAATTAAGAAATATTGGCTACATTTTTTATATTGTATGTCtgatttttttaattgtatattgatatcatagtttcatcatataatatttatttttcaaaatattgattttttaatttttttattttttgtattaagcatattttaaattttctacAAGTTGACTtttaaatttatgaatttattcaTAAATGAGTATGCttgatcaaatatttattttaaaaacaatttatGGAAAGTTATAATTTTGACATGCTTAAGCATTTTTTATCGTTATTAAtatcattaatttttattgtataatattttttgtgtgAAATATTTACATTTCCTAGACAATTGTTTCTTTTATGAAGTAATTAATAGTTTACACAAATTCTAGcattaaattcaaatatttaaatcCACAAAACATAATTGTCATATATTTAAGTGACTATGATGGTATACACAGTCCTACTATGCAAAATACCTGGTTAAACTCTTATAAAGTAAAAAATAATCATGTAAAGTAAAAACTCTAATGATATCACAATACAtttcaaatttataatttgcTAAAGACAAGATCATATCAAAAAAAAATCTCACCACGAATTTAGTATTTTGAGAGCTTGTCTCACTATGAATTCATCTCCTACAATGTATTTAGCTCATTCAAACTttataaatatcatatatcTTACGCGGTTCTATACATTCACTCATTGCTATAACTAGCACTACTCTTATGAAATGCTTGAGTTTTCTCTTagtactgaattaaatatcgGAGGTATTACGTCGGAAATACTTCTGATGTCCTCTAACTTTTGTTCATCtttgaaatattgaatataTGATTCCTAATAATGATTTAATAAATTCTAGCATCACGAAAAAGATTAGAATAAATGCTAATATCTAGCAATACAtcgttatattttatatgatttttaaatattatcttGTAAATGAAAAACTAGATGCAGACAtatgattaaaataaaaaaatttaaagtaaaTATTTAAGATAACAtcttctttaatatttttttttatgtataattCAATCTAACAAgtaaataataatcatttttaataAATCATTATAAAATCAACTTTCTATGTACCTTAGAGAAACagtaatatataaaaaattatttataattatatgttttcgaaaaattatgtaaatcaataaatttataCTCATCTACATTAAATATACATCGTTATTATTTCCACTAAatataaataatgaaaataaataactcAAAGCGTTAAAGTGTAGATTCAATCAAGGTAGATGAATATAAATTTTCTCTTTTACTTGTTGGAACGTGGCGGTTTGCTTATCCCATCAACTTACGCCTTCTATTTTTGTATTAATGAGATGCTAAGGGTTTTGCACACATTACAAATCCAATTATCATCATTAACCCAATATGTGgggtattaaaaaaaaattagcgaAGTAGTTGACATTGGAACTATCATGAGGGCCGGGTAATATCATCAAACTATATTGAACGATATCTTATTTTTCTGATGATCGAACTTCGTTTCAATTAGGTGTTTCAGATATGTTTCTTCTGTTGCAGATATTTTGTTCCAACGTTTTTTGGTCTTCTGTCTTTTGGGTTTGAAGCCATTAGGttgattgataaattttaaatctatGGATTTCTCGATCCTTGACTTTCTTGGATAAATAAAATTCATGTTGAATCATACCATATCAAATTATGTAAAttcaacaaatttcttaaaattaatTAGGTAAATGTGTATGGAACTGAAAATAAATACAAGATAGAAATATGACTAAATAGAGTATATTGGTTATACTTGAGTTAACGTTTTTTTATTAATGATATCGTGGAAAATATTGATgactaaaataataaatttcaaaataatatgaataaataacatttttttacatttatattataattaattttaatgacATCCTTGTAAAAACTATGAAAAATCAAGATATTATATGaaacaagaaataaaaaaaaaaaattgatgtagGAATAATGAAGTTATAAGATAAAATATTCAGTTATAATAAAGTGACAGTGTACTGAATTGAATTACAAGCATTTCAAAAACATATATTAACTTGACATTTTTTATTATTCattatttgtattaaatttATAAGTCTTTATGGGGTGAAATTAgacttaatatttaatttttgtaatCATATTTCGATTAATTAATTACTCAAATATAGAGATTATTTCAAATAATACCTGCTCCATTCCACGTGAAACATACGTGTAAACAAAGATTCGCTTTGGATGAGAGAATATAAACACATATTTTTCTCATAAAACGGAATACAAATTTGAGTTTTAGTTGGAGAGGATTTCAAAGAAATTCTACCTTGGAACTTCAAAGGTGTGACCCACCAACACACAAATCCAACCAAGCTATCCGCGTTATCCAAGAACCGTGTCTAGTTCCATGTCAAATGGCTGGCTGGCGCCTACTGTCAGGCATTTGCCACCGATCTCtctcttttatatatatatatattgcccAGGATTCCAATATCTACGACAATAAAATCATGGAATTCTTCCAGCACGCGAAAACAGTCCGACTGAGGTGCGCTCATGATAAGTACTTAACCGCCGAGGAAGACGAAGAATCAGTAACCCAGGACCGCAGCGGCTCCTCAAGGTCTGCTAGATGGACTGTAGAATTTTTGGAGAATTCCGATGACTTTATCCGACTCAAGAGCTGCTATAACAAGTACTTGACAGCTTCCAATAATCCGATTCTACTAGGGATGACCGGCCGTAAAGTTTTGCAGACGGCTCCTAAGCGACTCGACAGCTCGGTTGAATGGGAGCCCGTTCGAGAAAACGGTGTCGTTAAGTTGAAGACGAGATACGGGCGGTTTCTGCGTGCGAATGGTGGTCTGCCGCCGTGGAGAAACTCCGTCACGCATGATGTGCCCCACCGGACGGCTACGCAGGAGTGTATTTTGTGGGAGGTTCATGTGGTGGAGATACTTGAAGCGCAGTCGTCTCCGGTTGTAATTATTGCGCCTCCGCCGTTGTCGGTAGAGAATTCCGATACCTTTTCTTCTGCTTCGAGCTCTAGCTCGACGCCTTCGGTCAAATCTGCTTCTAGCTTCTCTTGGAACGAGGTACCACAGCCCTTTGCATTTTATTTTCCTCTTCAAGTAAAGAATTATGTACTGTGCCTCAGCTTTAGTCACTGGTCTgcttttccaaaaaaaaaaaaaaaaagattcttTCTTGATGCGCTGATGGATGCTGATAACCACGAGTTTTCGTGTTATTGCAGTCAAAGGATTCTTTTGAAATAAGATCACCACCAAAGGGAAGCGGCGGAAGGATGATATACTTCCACATAGCCAATGAAAATGGAGAAATCGATGAGGGCTTCGAGGAGCTCTGCATTACATTCAAGGGAAACGATGTTGTTGACCTGACGAAGAGACTGGAATGGGAGTTAGGGATAGAGGGTATCACTGTCTGTCATCGGAGCCCGTTGAACGGCAAGCTTTATCCTCTCCGGCTCCATCTCCCCCCTAACAACGCAACTATGCATATTATCGTGGTTCCAGCTTCATCAAAATGTGATTTTCCATTCTGAATCGGTTCAATATTCTTGATTTCGAGAGATGATGCAACCACGCTCGACATGTGTGATTGCACCTGGATGGCGGACCGGGCATTACTCTCTGGCATTGCTTGCTTGAGTATGAGTATATATAGCAAGATATACAATGTAATCTTTTTCCAAAGCTTCTTGTGGTGCCCTCTTATTGTTTGGTCTTTATCGCGGCTCTCTCTCTTTAACAAATTATTTTAGTAAATCATCGTGGGTATGTGTATTATATATTCGCGCGAATAAAGAAAATGTTGAGATGAAATTCATGTGAAGGAGAGTGATGCAACCCGGGCGAAATGGATGAGCTGGGTCGGGTACTCAGCCGGATTTGCAATCAAGTTATTAAAAGGAAATATGAGTTGAGCGTCTGGATTGAACTTCCTCCCTGAAAAATCCGAGAGATCTGCGAACAAGAAAGTAatcacgtgaatgggcgccggaggagtatccggcgtgaccactccgatgcttaagtcaacatggtactcaagcaataaaaccaatgtagccaaggGATGACTGTGTGATTGGTGTGGAGAGTAAATGAGAGTATTAAATGTGAGTTAATATCTCCCTGTGTAAATGAGAAGtgtacctgctatttataggaaggAAAATCAAGTATTACCTCGATTTGCGCGTACACCTACCACTCATAGCCTCTGATGTTGATTTCCTGTCAAGCCACCGTATTTTCCCATCGTGTTACATCAATAGGATTCTGTCAGGCACGTTTCTCG from the Primulina tabacum isolate GXHZ01 chromosome 8, ASM2559414v2, whole genome shotgun sequence genome contains:
- the LOC142552607 gene encoding hydroxyproline O-galactosyltransferase GALT6-like, with the protein product MGTVKRAKFDSLITLSRLRPIQVMMGLLAMYLILVSFEIPMVLKTGLGLESPEGEPSVTFVSNPISRTQNDNQFSRQDTESRVFFVPERKMGDFRKISGLIFDDNVYDGITKDEFSQLHRIARDAFVLGKKVLKDLESGKFPSEAENPALKQDAEPCPNSALLSGDNFVKKGKLMVIPCGLSLGSHVTVVGRPLWAQMVNDSKIAMVTESRESTMVSQFIMELQGLSAVDGEDPPRILHFNPRLKGDWSRHPVIEQNTCYRMQWGSAQRCEGWKSRADEETVDGQVKCEKWIRNDDSGSEESKGSWWLNRLIGRTKKVAVDWPFPFAENKLFVLTLSAGLEGFHINVDGRHISSFSYRPGFTLEDATGLFLSGDVDVHTIFAASLPTSHPNTAPQRYLELSKEWRAPGLPAQPVDFFIGILSAGNHFAERMAVRKSWMQHKSVKSSDVLARFFVAMHARKEVNVELMKEAEFFGDIVIVPYMDNYDLVVLKTVAICEYGVRTVAAKYIMKCDDDTFVRIDSVMMEMKKIQPFKSFYIGNINYYHKPLRHGKWAVTYEEWPEEFYPPYANGPGYIVSSDVAHHVITEFELHKLRLFKMEDVSMGMWVEQFNDSKPVKYVHSLKFCQFGCIEDYHTAHYQSPKQMTCLWEKLQIQGKPLCCNMR
- the LOC142552609 gene encoding uncharacterized protein LOC142552609, encoding MEFFQHAKTVRLRCAHDKYLTAEEDEESVTQDRSGSSRSARWTVEFLENSDDFIRLKSCYNKYLTASNNPILLGMTGRKVLQTAPKRLDSSVEWEPVRENGVVKLKTRYGRFLRANGGLPPWRNSVTHDVPHRTATQECILWEVHVVEILEAQSSPVVIIAPPPLSVENSDTFSSASSSSSTPSVKSASSFSWNESKDSFEIRSPPKGSGGRMIYFHIANENGEIDEGFEELCITFKGNDVVDLTKRLEWELGIEGITVCHRSPLNGKLYPLRLHLPPNNATMHIIVVPASSKCDFPF